Genomic segment of Klebsiella sp. RHBSTW-00484:
GTCGTGATAGTTGGGTTTTAGATGCTACCTGTTCGGTAGCCGTAATATTGATGCTAGCACTTTCCACCATACGAGTGATTTCGGCATAAAGGCCATCTATAAACTTATCAATAGTCATTTGGCCACTTTCAATTGCCGCTTGTTTTTCAGCCCATACAGCCGTCATATCAGGCTGTGTGGCAACGTCTGGAAGCGCGTCAATTAAAGAAATACCCGCATCGGTAGGAATGAATTTCCCTTTCTCTATGCTGATATAATTGCGTTTTTTCAACGTTTCGATAATCCCTGCACGGGTCGCTGGAGTTCCAATTCCGCCGTGTTCGTCTTTTTTGTCTTTGTCCTTTTCTTTCAGCAGTTGTTTAATGCGTGGATCACTCACAAAATCGGCCACGCGAACCAGCGCAGCCAGCAATGTGGCCTCAGTGAACAATGGGGCTGGCTTTGTTTTTTTCTCAGACACATCTACATCACGGCAGGTAAGTGTTTCCCCCGTTCGTAAAAGACTAAGCAAGTCGAAATCACCAGACTCATCGGCTTGTTCGTCGTCGCTATCACTATCATTCAGCAATGACGTAAAGCCGACTGCGATAGTTTTACGGGCGCGTACTGAGAACGTTTCTCCGCCGCATTCAATCACTACGCTGGCCTCTTTAAAGGCTTTTTTCGGCATGAATTGCGCGATATAAAAGGACGCAACAGCCAGATAAACCACTTTTTCGTTGGCACTCAAGGCTGATAAATCAGGCACTCGGTTTGTTGGGATAATCGCCGTATGCGCTGTTACCTGGCTGCTGTTAAACGCTTTGCTTTTCCGGCTGGCGTCGGTATCGAGCGAACTAAAATCAGGTAACGATTTTAGCGCCTCAATGAGTTGAGGTGCTTCACTGTATTGTTCATCAGACAGATAGGAGCAATCAGAACGGTTGTACGTGATCGCCTTATGTTTTTCACGTAACGATTGTGTAATGTCCAGGGTTTGCTGTGCCGTCAGTTTGTTTTTTTGGTTCATGTACTGCTGTAGGCGAACCAGGTTAAACGGCAGAGGGGCGGGGGTTTCCTTATCATCAACTGCTGCGGCCTTAATCGTGGCTGGTTTCCCAGACAGCGATTTAGCCAGGCTTTCTCCCCATTTTTTATCGTTGAGCCGGTTTTTCTCGTCAACGGGTGCATTCTCTGACACCTTCCAGTTAGCGCGAATTACGTCAGTATCATTGAGGAAGTTTCCCATCAGGGTGTAGTAAAAACTTGATTCATGAGACTGGTTTTCACGCCACCGGCGCACGATTAAACCGAGCACCGGCGTTTGGACTCGACCAACGGAAAGGACATTCTTATAGCCTTTTTCCTGTGCTTTAATGGAATATGCGCGGCTCATGCTGAAACCGTAAATAGCGTCACCGGCGCTGCGCATCAGGGCTTTAAGATAAAGCCCCCGGAACTGACTATTATCTTTCAGTGAACTGAGCGCCTTTTTCACCGCTGGCGCGGTGTTGTCATTAATCAGGGCGCGTTTTACAGGGGCTGTGTTTCCGGCATATTCGAGCAATTCATCAACCAGTAACTGACCTTCATCATCGGGATCGCCGCAATGCACAATCATTTTGATGTCCGGTCGTTTTATGAGCGATATTAACGTAGCCGCTTGTTTGGCCACACTTTCCTTTGGTTGAAGCTGTACGGGGTACAGCTTCAACGGCAAAGTATCGAGAGTCCAGGTCTTGTAAGCGGGGTTAATCTGCTCAGGCGGCACCATTTCAAGGACGTGGCCAACGCAATAGCTCACAATATCGGTGGCTGATTCAAAGTAACCATCGTGCCTGGTGAAATTTCCGTTGAGTGCTTTAACTATGTCGGTTGCCACTGAGGGTTTTTCTGCAATAAAGAGTCTCATAACTCACTACTCCTGATTTTGGCGAATTTCAGCCAGCGTTTCGTGGTAGCACTGGCGACTTTCCTCTAGGGCTTTGTCATCTAGGTGAAAACCACGTTTGGCCGCTGCCTGTTGGAATGTTTCGGCATCACCGGCGCTGAGGTTGGCCAGCAGCTTTCTTAGCTCACTAAGGACGCGGTATTGATAGATTTCGTAATGCAAACCACATCCGTGGTGTGCTTCTTTCTCGATGCGCTGAATAAGGCTTTCAGCTCTAACCGAGTCGCCGCGTTCGTGTGCCCAGGGAGATGCAATAAATCCGGGCTTAAAACTCATCGCTACCCCCTGATTCGTCCAAATTGGCTGATGATTTTGGCGATGGCCTCTGGATCTGCGGCTTTACATTCCCCGAGAAACTCCTTACGCATGTTTGATGTTTTCGAGGGGTCAAACCGGCCTTTCTTTTTGAAAGCGTTAATCTTGAAAAAGGATCTTTCGGCGCTGCTGCATTCACTGCCACCGCTGTTACCCGTTACTTTGCCGAACATACACAACACGACTTCGCAGGGATCAGCAGCGAAAGTAGGAGCAGAAAAACCAGCAGACAGGCACAGCAGTGCCGCCGCGATAGCGATATTTTTCATGTGATTACCTTTTGAATTTAAATGAGGGGATTAGCGATAAAAGTAAATATCGGTGACAGAACAGGTAAGACAGCCGCTGCTTTTGGGCGTAAATGAAACAACGGCTTTAGAGCCGTGGCTTCTCAACCAGGCTTTTGCAGCAAAATATTGTGCGCCGCTGGCGGCATTCACGATGATGTTTGGCGAATGAACAACCGCATACCAAACTCCCGGAGGGTAAACCTCATCGGGGTCGAAATTGGTTATATGTTGCGACCAGTGGCCTGTTACGCTGGCCGCTGGAACCACAACACCATTTTCTTCCCAGTGGGGCAAACTGGTGTTCATCGATGCCGGTGCTTTGTCCCATTCAGGTTGTACGGGTTCCGGTGGGGAGGAACACCCGGACAGCACAGCCACCAATGTGGCCGCGTAGAGGAATTTACATTGAGGCATAGCCAAAGCTCTCCTTTATTTCTGCAAGGTGCAGGGGTTTAAAGTAAACATCGCCCATACGGCGAATATCACCGTGAATATCGACACTCACTATTACGTCAACGCAGTTGAGTACCTTACGTAACAGCACGTCATACGGCATTCCCTTACAAGCGGCGTTCTCATAGCAGCGGTCGATGATGCCGGTGATACAGTCTTTGGGATTACCGGCGTGAAGCGAAGTTACAAGCCCTTCGTGGCCAGATCCGATAATCTTGAGGCAATCCCATGCCTCACCACCGCGTACTTCAGCCAGCAGGATGCGATCCGGGTTCATGCGATAACAGGAACGGATAAGCCGTGCCGGGGTAACAATCGCATCTTCACCGGCGTCAGCCGGGTAATACAGGTGGACATAATTTTTATGGTGATAGAATTTAACTTCAGGGTTGTCTTCGATAGTAATTAAGCGCAGATATATTGGAATGTAATGCAAAAGCATTTTCATATAGGTTGTTTTACCTGAGCCAGTTTCACCGACAATAAATACAGACTTCCCGCACTCAATTACTTTTTCCATGAATAACGGAATATTTCCAGATTTATAAATTTCCGCGAGTTCATCATCTTTACTTTGAACCTTTTCTGTTCCTGTTACACGGTTATAGAAACCGCCGTCTATATATGATTGATGCGTTCGCTGATAAAAATCAGGTTTACGCACGGTGATTGAAACGGTGTTGCGCTCACAGGCTGAAGGGATAATAACCTGGCAGCGCTCCCCTGATGCCAGCGTAGCGGACAGGATAGGGCTGGTATCATCAATGTTATCGTCATTCCAGACGGCGAGAGCCTTAGCAAACGCCTGGCACTGAGCCAGGGTCACAGGGGAGTCGTGCATCTCCCACCTCCCCCTGATTTTAGTGTGAAGCTCTCCGGGGCGATTAATGGCAATTTCTGTTAACCCGTCAATTGCAAGATAATCTCCAAATATACTGTCACGCATATATTCAAGAGAGAGGTTTTCTTCCTGTTTCATAGAAAATCATCTCATGTTTAATTTATATACACCGGAAAAATCAATATCTGTCGAGGTCATTATTCCGATAATATCGCCCTGGTTTCGGTACATGGTTGGCGGGATGTTAATACTATTATCCAGTGTTGTTTTGGCCATCTCAGCGGCAGCGGTACGGGTATTTTCAGTATAATCAGTATTACGGTCTTTACCTGGTGCGCTATCGGCGGCTGCTGCGGCAACGTCTTGCACCATACTAAGCATCATGGCATTGCCAAATCGCTCCCAGAAGTGAGTATCAATCCACCCATCGATTCCGGCTTCACCGAGTTGGCCAACAACCTGTGAATCGATAAGGGGAATCTGGACTGCATCCGGGGTTCTCAGTTCTGTCCAGGCGATAAACATTCTGCCCTGGCCGTGCTTCAATGTGCCGTTACGGTAGACGCCACGCGCTATTGTTCCGGCAGGGATCAGCCGTACAAAATTGTTGGCGCTATAAACGTCTTCGCTAATCATGCAGGTAATCTTACCGGCAACGTCTGATACGAACCGGCGCATTAACGAGCAGGGAATATAGCGGTCTACAGGGATATAGAGGTTAGGATCAAGGTTAAGGCGTTTAACTCCGGTGATTCTGGCCACACCATCAGATCCCTGACCTGCATCACTAGGTGTATCGCTACCATCCGGGCAATGCAATTTCCCATCAGCACCTTTTACCAGTATTTTTTTGCATTGAACGTAGGATAAATCCTGTGGAGAATCAGCGGTATGTCCAGTTTCCTGTTGTCGCGTTGATCCCCCGGTTTGACTGGCGGTGTTACTGCGCTGGCCAGTATTCTCTGAGCCGCCAGATTCGGCCAGTGCACTGGCCTTACTGAATGCAACTGGCGGCGGTGGCACTGACGGTATATCGCTTTCCCCGGCCTTATTATCTGCTGATGAATCTTGCATGAACGCACCCAGTGGGTTTGTGTCCTGCCCCATGCCACGCCGTTCCGTCCCCCCTTTAGGTGTTGCGCTTACCTGTTTATCACTATCCGGGGTGTCTTCTTTACTGCCTTTTAACAACCCCATTACATAGTCGCCGCCAGCGGCCAGACCTATCAGCAGTATCAGGCTGATAATACCGACAATCAGTGTCCGCTTTCCTTTTGGCTTATTATGCTTAACAACAATCGGCTGACCGGGTTCCGGTTTATCATCCGGTGCACCTTTGGCCAATTCTGCGCGCGCCCGTTCACGCGCTTCGGCTTCCAGTTCTGCGGGGGTCTTCAGGTCTTCTTCTTTATCTGTCATTGTTTTGTCTCCAGGGTGACAGACGGCGAAACAGTGTCACCGTTCGCGATTTTTACTTTTCCAAATCCGGCGTTTTCTATTCCAACCACGGCATCGCCATAGCGAAGGACAAAGCGCGGTGATAATGAGCGCACGATCATCACTTTGTAATTCCCCTGTTTAATGAACGTTGGCGTGATGACCTGCTCTTTGCTGTTCACGATAACGAACGGGGAAGGGATGGATTTTTGCGGTGAAAAACCAAGATAAGTAAAGCGGCCGTCGTCATACGCGAAGTCCGGTGCAATCATTTCTGAGCCGCTGGCCACCCGTTTGGTGTAGTCCCAGTTACGGGGGGCGGTGGCCTTCATGAAAGCTGTATCGATACGCTCTTTATCCTGTTTTTCCTGCAACTCCGCAGCTCTGGCCAGTCGCGCCGACTCCGATTGTTTGCGCATATCAGCGGGGTACTGATAACGCACAACAAAAGCGATACCATGTTCCGGGCTTCCATCATCGATCACGTTAAGTACCATGCTGTAGTACCGCTTCGAGGTGGTCACAAACAGGTTTGTTTTCCAGTCCTTAGATGTGGGTAAAAAAACCTGCTTCGCGGTTTTACCGTCTGCGTCCGTGACGGGTTGAGTGATCGGGGCTGGACGGATATTTACCCGGTTAGCTGCTGTAGTTATCGTCCAGCCTTTCTCAAAGCCTGCCTGTGCATCGATTACCTGCTCATCATCGTCAAAAACGAGTGTCGAAACGAAACCGGCGCGGGTATTGATAATGGTCGTGTTCTGGCTGTTATAGGACACGTTTTGCATGTGGCTATCGTAAGAACTGCCTTTGGGGAGTGCCGCTCCCCAGGTTGAACATGAGGCAAGTAATAGAGCCACAGTAAGGAGCTTCATATTCATTATTCCGTCCTTAATTCTTTATCGCGCTGATAGCTGGTAATGATGAAACCAAGCGGGTTAGCTTCGCGCTGTGCAGATGTCAGTTCATTGCGAGGTAAATAGCGGTATGTCAGGCGGATGTTCCAGTAATCCGTCTTCTCCGAACCGTTTGCAATGCGGCGTATCGTGCGCTTAATGCGCAACATGGCCAGCCTGTCCGGGTCTGTTGCTTTTGCGTGGACATTAGAAATAATTTCGACCTTTACTACATAAGCCGCTTTTTCGTAAATAACATCAGGTGCAGATGTGCTATTAAACCAGGCTAAATATTCGCGGTTTACATTCTCACTATTAAATAATTGCGTGGTGTCATAATCATTCTGTAAAGCAAAGTAATTATAACCTTCACGAAGTGTGACGTAGTTGGCTGCAAACGCTTTAGCTAAAGCCTCTTGTGAAGAAATATCACGGTCTTTAACTCTGGTGACGTATTCCACTCGGCCTGTTTGTTTGTCGAGTGTATATAGTTCTAATTCGGTCTGTTTAAGTGGCAACATAATTATAATTGCCGCTATGGCCATCACAGTTAAGAAACCAAAAAACGCAGTGAGGAACCAGGCTAGTTTTGTAATACGCTCTGATTTTTCGAGCATGACCGTTTCAAACTGACGTGAGGCATTGATGGATTTCGCTAATTCAGACATTAGAGGTCAGCTCCTGAATAATTACCGGTGAGTTAACGGGTTCTGGTTTCCCGGAAATTTCCGGGAGGCTGTTTTTTTGCTGTGCGCAGCCCGTAAGCACGCACAACATCAGAAGTATGATGATGCGTATCATTGATTTTCCTTAATACAGAGTCATTCCCCGCCTGAATCAGGGGAAAGTAAACGTGCGAGGTTATTTAAAGGATTGCAGCAATTTTTAGCGGCGTTGCTGATTCATACGTTGGATAGTGCTAATTGATGCGGATCGGCGTTCCCATGCCGCGTTAGTCCCTCCAGTCCTTTGCGTTGGACTGGCAGAGCCACCGGATTGAAGGTTATTCGCTGCCCGGTCGCCAATGGCACCTGAACCGCTTCTGGCAGCATTTGTGAACTTACTACCTACAGAGCTACCCCCAGCCTTTGCAACGCCTTGCATGACACCCTGAACGGCTACGCCACTCAACGCATGAGCTATTTTGGCAGAGAACCAGACAATGACACCTGCACCAATACCGGCGAGTAAACACTGAGCCGCAAGAGTAACCATGTTACTTTCATTGGATGTTGTTACTGCAACATCCAATATCTTATTTATATAATTAATTGCTATCCTTACAAATAACGCCGAGAACATTATCGTTAATATTGCTGCAAATATGGTTTGCAACCAATTATTAAACATTGGCTTTAGAAAACCATAGGATAAACAAAAAATAAATATAGGCGCGGTGGTGCACATCAATAATATTGTTATTTCAGCAAGGAGGTTAACTATAGTTGAAACAATAAGTACAAATATTGAACCTCCCCAAACTAATCCCTCGGCTAACCCTCCATTAAATTTCACATATGTTGAATCGTCTTTTTCGTATAGCGTTTGACCTAGCGCCTGTGCTTTATTCCATACGGTATCTAATAACGTCCATACGTTATCACTTCCACTCACTCCATTTTTCAAACCATCAATAGCTGATATGGTCAAATCGAGCCAGCCACCAAGATTTAAAACAAACATTAAAATCAACAGCAGGCGTCCAAAATCCCAAGCCACATCTTCAAAGGGTGTTTGAAGTTTACCTGCTAACGTTTGATAACCACGGAACATTATGAATACAGTAAAGGAACTCACTGCAATAACACTAATCATGGAGCCGTATACGGAAGTTTGACCCTCTAATACGGCATTAAGACCTCCCATGATGGTGTTATTCATTCCAACAAATACACCACCTGACATAAGTACCTCTTTATTGAGTCGTAACTTTTCTTCTCATCTCTTCTTTTTTAGCGAAAAGATTTTCGAATTTATCTTTAACACCCGGATTGCCAGCTCTGGCAAACATCAATGCTGCCCTATAAGAAAACTCACAATTATCACTGGCTTCTCCATCTTTCAAACATTGTGAATATACTTCATAGGTTTCATCTGGATGTTGCTTGTACCACGATTCTGATTTTTCTTCTTTACATGCAGCAAGTAGCGTTAACATGGATAAAATCATTATTAATTTGGCTTTTTTATGCATCGTGTGGTTCCTATAAGTTATTAAGATCAGCTACTGGTGCATTCAGTTGCTGCTCGGCAAAGGCTTTCTGCCTTTGTGTCGCTAACATGTTAGCACGTAATTCAGCTTGCTTAACTGACATCTCCCACTGTGATGTCAGGGCATTAAGCTGAACGCTTTTTGCAGCAACTACGTTAGCCAGGTCTTGCGATTCCTTTGCATCCTTAGACTGCTCTACTCGGCCAGATAGCTGTGAAATATCACTAAGAACGTCTGCGATCTTATTCTGTACATCAGAGGTTTCCTCGACGGCTACGGCCTGGTTCAACACCATCTGTTTACAGCTATTAAGATAGGTGCCGGAGGCGCTGGCGTTACAGCTATCAAACACTTTGTATTTGTCGTAAAGGCCATTGAGTTCAGAAGTAAATGCACCACCCGGATTCGTCAGGAGGTCATTAAGAGAAATACCCCGCTGTTGTAGGTTCTTAATGTCATTAGTGAGGTTTTTTGCCTGATTCATAAATGCCTGAACGTCACGAATGCCGGTAGCTGTTGCAAGTTGCTCCTTATAGGCGCTCATTTGATCTTTATAATGCACTACGGTTTTTTCCCATTGTGCTACCTTTTCAATCCACTGATTAATATCAGTGACATTTGCAACGCCATCAAATACAGGGATTCCGCCACTAATTGCGCTGGAAGAAAATAAGACCGTTGAAATAATACAAGCGGCCAATGACTTTTTAATTTTCATGTTTTTCACCATTATGATTGATTGGTATTTTTTAAGTGCAAGGGGTTTATATTGCCTTTTTCAAGAATTCGTCTTTCCATTCTTCTGGTTTCATACCTTCCTTATATATGGAGTCAAATATTTTTAAGTTATCTTCACTGCCGCTCAGTATTTTTGTATAGCGACCTAACCCGGATAAATCCATTTTAGCCAGGGAAACGAAAGGTCTTGTTTCACCACGGCGCAGCGGGGTTTTAAGTATGACCATCTGACGGGAGCCAGGATCAAGGTTTTTAACAATATCAAAGACACTTTCTGGTACTTTGAGCTTGTTAACATAGTCTTCGCGAGAGGCTTTAGGGTTGGCCATGAATATTTGTGTGCCGCACTGTTCTATAATTGCGGCTGAAATTTCATTTTTAACCATTTCATCCGGTGACTGTGTTGCTGGTACGAATATCCCGTTAAGTTTGCGAATAACTTTAAGCATATTAAGCGCGAACTTGGCAAATTCCTTATCGGCAAGCCACTTCCAGAATTCATCCATGAATAAAACGAGTCGTCTTCCGTCCAGTAAACTGGTAACGCGATAAAGCAGATAAAATGTAATGGGTGCTCTGACGTCTTTATCATCTAAAAACTCGGTGCCATCAATACCAAAGTTGTCGTCTTCGGCAATATTGAATGTGTCAGCTTCGTTATCGAATACCCAGCCAAATTCCCCACCTTGCGCCCATTGTTTCAAACGGATACGTAACCCATTTGTACGCGCTTCTTTGGTTGGTGGCTCCGGTAGCACTTCCAGAAGTCGGGTTATTCCGTAGCGCCGGTACTCCGGGGGATAATCCAGCATGATAGTATTTACCCCTGCACTGATGCGTTCCTCATCGCGAGGGTCGAGTGGTTTACCATCTCTTGTACAAATTATGCGGATAAGCTGCTTAATAAAATTGTGGATTGGCCCCTATATTTCCATACACTTTTTATCACTTAACCCATGACTGGTTCGTCGCCGCAGATATTCCCGTGGCGAACGATACCCCAGTGCACTATGCGGATGCCATTCGTTGTAATGTTCGAAGGCCTCCGCAAGGTTCTTTACCGCTGTTAACCCGTCGGGTTTCGGCATGATGCTGATGTAATCGCGCTTCATCGTTTTCACGAAGCTCTCTGCCATCCCGTTGCTTTCCGGGCTACGTACCGCCGTATGTTTAGGCTCCAGTCCTACCATTCTGGCGAACTGACGCGTCTGATAAGAACGGTAGGCTGAACCGTTGTCTGTCAGCCACTCAACTGGGGATGTCGGCAGGCTGTTACCGAAGCGACGCTCCACGGCACCCAGCATGACGTCCTGCACGGTTTCACTGTCATATCCACCGTTACTGGCCGCCCAGTAAAGTGCCTCGCGATCGCAACAGTCCAGAGCGAACGTGACCCGCAGTTTTTCACCGTTATCACAGCTGAACTCGAAGCCGTCAGAGCACCACCGCTGGTTACTTTCTCCAACGGCCACTTTCCCTGTATGCGCCCGCTTCGATGGCGGTATTTCCGGTTTACGCTCAAGCAGCAGCGCATTCTGACGCATGATGCGGTATACGCGTTTGGCATTGATCACCGCCATGTCGTCAGTTTCTGATTGTCTGCGCAGCAGTGCCCATACCCGACGATAACCATAGGTGGGCAGATCGCCGATAACGGTATGGATACGGGCCAGCGCGTCAGTATCATCAGGCTTGCGCTTGCACCGACGATCCTGCCAGTCCTTCGACCGACGGGCCATGGCATGCAGTTGCGCACGTGAGACCCGGAGGCAACGACTGACAAGGCTTATTCGCCATCCTCCGGCAACAAGGGCACGTGCGCTATCCACTTTTTTTGTCGGCCATATTCAACGGCTTCTT
This window contains:
- a CDS encoding type IA DNA topoisomerase, whose translation is MRLFIAEKPSVATDIVKALNGNFTRHDGYFESATDIVSYCVGHVLEMVPPEQINPAYKTWTLDTLPLKLYPVQLQPKESVAKQAATLISLIKRPDIKMIVHCGDPDDEGQLLVDELLEYAGNTAPVKRALINDNTAPAVKKALSSLKDNSQFRGLYLKALMRSAGDAIYGFSMSRAYSIKAQEKGYKNVLSVGRVQTPVLGLIVRRWRENQSHESSFYYTLMGNFLNDTDVIRANWKVSENAPVDEKNRLNDKKWGESLAKSLSGKPATIKAAAVDDKETPAPLPFNLVRLQQYMNQKNKLTAQQTLDITQSLREKHKAITYNRSDCSYLSDEQYSEAPQLIEALKSLPDFSSLDTDASRKSKAFNSSQVTAHTAIIPTNRVPDLSALSANEKVVYLAVASFYIAQFMPKKAFKEASVVIECGGETFSVRARKTIAVGFTSLLNDSDSDDEQADESGDFDLLSLLRTGETLTCRDVDVSEKKTKPAPLFTEATLLAALVRVADFVSDPRIKQLLKEKDKDKKDEHGGIGTPATRAGIIETLKKRNYISIEKGKFIPTDAGISLIDALPDVATQPDMTAVWAEKQAAIESGQMTIDKFIDGLYAEITRMVESASINITATEQVASKTQLSRLTVTCPSCNSELVMTAKACNCTGCKFRIWLEYRGKNLTQKQIETIISKGKSGEIKGFKSKKNDSTYSMFIILKDKSTGALDFEYPPRDDKKPSPKSMPRELKL
- a CDS encoding conjugal transfer protein; the encoded protein is MKNIAIAAALLCLSAGFSAPTFAADPCEVVLCMFGKVTGNSGGSECSSAERSFFKINAFKKKGRFDPSKTSNMRKEFLGECKAADPEAIAKIISQFGRIRG
- a CDS encoding cag pathogenicity island Cag12 family protein, which translates into the protein MPQCKFLYAATLVAVLSGCSSPPEPVQPEWDKAPASMNTSLPHWEENGVVVPAASVTGHWSQHITNFDPDEVYPPGVWYAVVHSPNIIVNAASGAQYFAAKAWLRSHGSKAVVSFTPKSSGCLTCSVTDIYFYR
- the virB11 gene encoding P-type DNA transfer ATPase VirB11 produces the protein MKQEENLSLEYMRDSIFGDYLAIDGLTEIAINRPGELHTKIRGRWEMHDSPVTLAQCQAFAKALAVWNDDNIDDTSPILSATLASGERCQVIIPSACERNTVSITVRKPDFYQRTHQSYIDGGFYNRVTGTEKVQSKDDELAEIYKSGNIPLFMEKVIECGKSVFIVGETGSGKTTYMKMLLHYIPIYLRLITIEDNPEVKFYHHKNYVHLYYPADAGEDAIVTPARLIRSCYRMNPDRILLAEVRGGEAWDCLKIIGSGHEGLVTSLHAGNPKDCITGIIDRCYENAACKGMPYDVLLRKVLNCVDVIVSVDIHGDIRRMGDVYFKPLHLAEIKESFGYASM
- the virB10 gene encoding VirB10/TraB/TrbI family type IV secretion system protein, whose product is MTDKEEDLKTPAELEAEARERARAELAKGAPDDKPEPGQPIVVKHNKPKGKRTLIVGIISLILLIGLAAGGDYVMGLLKGSKEDTPDSDKQVSATPKGGTERRGMGQDTNPLGAFMQDSSADNKAGESDIPSVPPPPVAFSKASALAESGGSENTGQRSNTASQTGGSTRQQETGHTADSPQDLSYVQCKKILVKGADGKLHCPDGSDTPSDAGQGSDGVARITGVKRLNLDPNLYIPVDRYIPCSLMRRFVSDVAGKITCMISEDVYSANNFVRLIPAGTIARGVYRNGTLKHGQGRMFIAWTELRTPDAVQIPLIDSQVVGQLGEAGIDGWIDTHFWERFGNAMMLSMVQDVAAAAADSAPGKDRNTDYTENTRTAAAEMAKTTLDNSINIPPTMYRNQGDIIGIMTSTDIDFSGVYKLNMR
- the virB9 gene encoding P-type conjugative transfer protein VirB9; its protein translation is MNMKLLTVALLLASCSTWGAALPKGSSYDSHMQNVSYNSQNTTIINTRAGFVSTLVFDDDEQVIDAQAGFEKGWTITTAANRVNIRPAPITQPVTDADGKTAKQVFLPTSKDWKTNLFVTTSKRYYSMVLNVIDDGSPEHGIAFVVRYQYPADMRKQSESARLARAAELQEKQDKERIDTAFMKATAPRNWDYTKRVASGSEMIAPDFAYDDGRFTYLGFSPQKSIPSPFVIVNSKEQVITPTFIKQGNYKVMIVRSLSPRFVLRYGDAVVGIENAGFGKVKIANGDTVSPSVTLETKQ
- a CDS encoding virB8 family protein yields the protein MSELAKSINASRQFETVMLEKSERITKLAWFLTAFFGFLTVMAIAAIIIMLPLKQTELELYTLDKQTGRVEYVTRVKDRDISSQEALAKAFAANYVTLREGYNYFALQNDYDTTQLFNSENVNREYLAWFNSTSAPDVIYEKAAYVVKVEIISNVHAKATDPDRLAMLRIKRTIRRIANGSEKTDYWNIRLTYRYLPRNELTSAQREANPLGFIITSYQRDKELRTE
- a CDS encoding type IV secretion system protein, encoding MSGGVFVGMNNTIMGGLNAVLEGQTSVYGSMISVIAVSSFTVFIMFRGYQTLAGKLQTPFEDVAWDFGRLLLILMFVLNLGGWLDLTISAIDGLKNGVSGSDNVWTLLDTVWNKAQALGQTLYEKDDSTYVKFNGGLAEGLVWGGSIFVLIVSTIVNLLAEITILLMCTTAPIFIFCLSYGFLKPMFNNWLQTIFAAILTIMFSALFVRIAINYINKILDVAVTTSNESNMVTLAAQCLLAGIGAGVIVWFSAKIAHALSGVAVQGVMQGVAKAGGSSVGSKFTNAARSGSGAIGDRAANNLQSGGSASPTQRTGGTNAAWERRSASISTIQRMNQQRR
- a CDS encoding EexN family lipoprotein; this encodes MHKKAKLIMILSMLTLLAACKEEKSESWYKQHPDETYEVYSQCLKDGEASDNCEFSYRAALMFARAGNPGVKDKFENLFAKKEEMRRKVTTQ
- a CDS encoding type IV secretion system protein; this translates as MKIKKSLAACIISTVLFSSSAISGGIPVFDGVANVTDINQWIEKVAQWEKTVVHYKDQMSAYKEQLATATGIRDVQAFMNQAKNLTNDIKNLQQRGISLNDLLTNPGGAFTSELNGLYDKYKVFDSCNASASGTYLNSCKQMVLNQAVAVEETSDVQNKIADVLSDISQLSGRVEQSKDAKESQDLANVVAAKSVQLNALTSQWEMSVKQAELRANMLATQRQKAFAEQQLNAPVADLNNL
- a CDS encoding IS3-like element ISEc36 family transposase (programmed frameshift) → MIDVLGPEKRRRRSVQEKIAIVQQSFEPGMTVSLVARQHGVAASQLFLWRKQYQEGSLTAVAAGEQVVPASELASAMKQIKELQRLLGKKTMENELLKEAVEYGRPKKVDSARALVAGGWRISLVSRCLRVSRAQLHAMARRSKDWQDRRCKRKPDDTDALARIHTVIGDLPTYGYRRVWALLRRQSETDDMAVINAKRVYRIMRQNALLLERKPEIPPSKRAHTGKVAVGESNQRWCSDGFEFSCDNGEKLRVTFALDCCDREALYWAASNGGYDSETVQDVMLGAVERRFGNSLPTSPVEWLTDNGSAYRSYQTRQFARMVGLEPKHTAVRSPESNGMAESFVKTMKRDYISIMPKPDGLTAVKNLAEAFEHYNEWHPHSALGYRSPREYLRRRTSHGLSDKKCMEI